The following proteins are encoded in a genomic region of Pseudomonadota bacterium:
- a CDS encoding type II toxin-antitoxin system HipA family toxin — MERELLVFMDMARETVPVGRLWARTRGARETASFEYDPSWLARRDAFGLDPVLPPARGQFHTDRPLFNAFTDPAPDRWGQTLMRRNERRRARAEGRQPRTLLAVDFLTLVDDETRLGALRFKDAGGGDFLTSTGKRVPPVVDLPRLLSATNRIIDDKETDEDLQLILAPGTSLGGARPKASVRDKDGHLLIAKFPRKDDEWPVTRWEAATMALAEAARVEVSPWRLQLVLKRPVLMARRFDRREGQRIPYMSALTALNASDNETRSYLEIAEFLRREGSQVNEDLRQLWRRIVFNMLVSNTDDHLRNHGFLRDPKGWRLAPAYDLNPMPTDVKPRIHALAIDEIDGTASLETAFEIVPTFGMTEKDARAIAAEVGSAVAGWRDAAARFGITPDEVERMTSAFDHEDLKAAT, encoded by the coding sequence ATGGAACGTGAACTCCTCGTCTTCATGGACATGGCGCGAGAGACCGTTCCCGTGGGGCGGCTCTGGGCGCGCACGCGCGGGGCCAGGGAAACGGCGTCCTTCGAATATGATCCATCTTGGCTGGCGCGCCGGGATGCCTTCGGTCTCGATCCCGTCCTCCCTCCCGCACGAGGGCAGTTCCACACCGATCGTCCCTTGTTCAACGCCTTCACGGACCCGGCGCCGGACCGATGGGGACAGACCCTCATGCGCCGCAACGAGCGCCGGCGCGCCCGCGCGGAGGGCCGTCAGCCAAGAACCCTTCTGGCCGTCGACTTCCTGACCCTCGTCGACGACGAAACCCGGCTCGGCGCGCTTCGATTCAAGGACGCGGGCGGCGGCGACTTCCTCACCTCGACCGGCAAGCGCGTTCCACCTGTCGTCGACCTCCCCCGCCTGCTGTCGGCGACCAACCGCATCATCGACGACAAGGAGACCGATGAAGACCTGCAACTGATCCTGGCCCCCGGCACGTCGCTTGGCGGCGCACGCCCGAAAGCTTCGGTGCGCGACAAGGACGGTCACCTGCTGATCGCCAAGTTCCCGCGCAAGGACGACGAGTGGCCAGTGACACGCTGGGAGGCGGCGACCATGGCGCTCGCCGAGGCCGCTCGGGTGGAGGTTTCGCCATGGCGGCTACAGCTCGTATTGAAGAGGCCGGTCCTTATGGCCCGGCGCTTCGACCGGCGGGAAGGCCAGCGCATCCCTTACATGTCGGCGCTCACCGCTCTCAATGCTTCCGACAACGAGACACGTAGCTATCTCGAGATCGCCGAGTTCTTACGCCGCGAGGGATCACAGGTGAACGAGGATCTGCGCCAGCTCTGGCGGAGGATCGTGTTCAACATGCTGGTTTCCAACACCGACGATCATCTGCGCAACCACGGCTTCCTTCGCGACCCGAAAGGCTGGCGGTTGGCACCGGCCTACGATCTCAACCCCATGCCGACCGACGTGAAGCCGCGCATTCATGCCCTTGCGATCGACGAGATCGATGGAACGGCGTCGCTCGAAACAGCCTTCGAAATTGTCCCGACGTTCGGCATGACCGAAAAGGACGCCCGCGCGATAGCGGCAGAGGTCGGATCGGCGGTCGCGGGTTGGCGCGATGCCGCGGCTCGCTTCGGCATCACCCCGGATGAGGTCGAGCGCATGACCAGCGCCTTCGATCACGAGGATCTAAAGGCAGCGACATGA
- a CDS encoding site-specific integrase codes for MPRLTKRTVDQIAPGSTDTIHWDDELRGFGVRVWPTGRKVYLVMSRVKGRLRKITIGPHGPITAEKARVRAHEIISEAKAGRDPAKEQDQARKAPTVKGLGERFLKEHVEVRCKLSTQAEYKRSVELFINPKIGTRKVTDIERRDVAELHHSFSHIPYQANRTLGVLSKMFNLAEVWGLRPDGSNPCLHVKKYPEQRRERFLSPDEFAALGKVLREVEADGSETQSAVDAIRLLMLTGCRLGEIMTLKWDYVDLKARELRLPDSKTGAKIVHFGKMARDVLKGIEKLEDNPYVITGKKQGSRLTDLQHPWRRIRAKAGLDDVRIHDLRHSYASGALALGEGLPMIGKLLGHTQVQTTARYAHLANDPVKSAAGRVSDAIGAAMLGRKSSAKRRARSRNDAAGESPNRAASEAEQRVPAE; via the coding sequence ATGCCGAGATTGACGAAGCGCACAGTGGACCAGATCGCGCCTGGTTCAACCGACACCATCCATTGGGATGACGAACTGCGCGGCTTCGGCGTCAGAGTCTGGCCGACAGGCCGGAAGGTGTATCTCGTGATGAGCCGCGTGAAGGGACGGCTGCGTAAGATCACCATCGGCCCCCATGGCCCGATCACGGCTGAGAAGGCCCGCGTGCGTGCCCATGAAATCATCTCGGAAGCGAAGGCCGGTCGCGACCCCGCCAAGGAACAGGATCAGGCGCGCAAGGCACCGACCGTGAAGGGGCTGGGCGAGCGGTTCCTCAAGGAGCATGTCGAGGTGCGGTGCAAACTAAGCACCCAGGCGGAATACAAGCGGTCGGTTGAGCTGTTCATCAACCCCAAGATCGGCACCCGCAAGGTGACGGATATCGAGCGCCGCGATGTTGCGGAACTGCATCATTCTTTCAGCCACATTCCCTATCAGGCCAACCGCACCCTTGGCGTATTGTCGAAGATGTTCAACCTCGCCGAGGTATGGGGCTTGCGCCCTGATGGCAGCAACCCCTGCCTGCACGTGAAGAAATATCCCGAGCAGAGGCGCGAGCGCTTCCTCAGCCCCGATGAGTTCGCGGCGCTGGGCAAGGTACTCCGCGAGGTCGAGGCGGACGGCTCCGAAACCCAGTCGGCCGTCGATGCCATCCGGCTCCTGATGCTGACTGGCTGCCGGCTCGGCGAGATCATGACGCTCAAATGGGACTATGTGGACCTCAAAGCCCGCGAGCTGCGCCTGCCCGACTCGAAGACCGGGGCCAAGATCGTGCACTTCGGAAAGATGGCTCGCGACGTGCTGAAGGGTATCGAGAAGCTGGAGGACAACCCATACGTCATCACCGGCAAGAAGCAGGGCAGCCGCCTGACCGACCTGCAGCACCCGTGGCGGCGCATCCGAGCCAAAGCCGGCCTCGATGACGTGCGCATTCATGACCTCCGGCACTCCTATGCCAGCGGTGCCCTCGCCTTGGGAGAGGGGCTGCCGATGATCGGCAAGTTGCTCGGGCATACCCAGGTGCAGACCACCGCGCGCTATGCGCATCTGGCAAATGACCCGGTGAAATCAGCCGCCGGGCGAGTGTCGGACGCGATCGGCGCCGCGATGCTCGGAAGAAAATCGAGCGCGAAGCGACGTGCGAGGAGCCGAAACGACGCGGCGGGAGAGAGCCCGAACCGGGCGGCGTCCGAGGCCGAGCAACGGGTCCCTGCCGAATAA
- a CDS encoding recombinase family protein, protein MTQVAIYARYSTDMQREASIEDQIRICQERADKEGCKVYNCYTDHGQSGATLLRPGIQMLLQDAMAGRFSVIIAEALDRLSRDQADIAGIYKRLSFAGVKILTLAEGDVNDLHIGLKGTMNALFLKDLADKTRRGLRGRVEAGKSGGGNSYGYDVVRKFTEMGEPIRGDRTVNEAQAATVVRIFEEYANGESPRTIAHRLNAENVPAPAGKAWGPSTIHGNRQRGTGILNNELYIGRLVWNRLRYIKDPETGKRVSRLNPEANWIVQDVPDFRIVEQELWERVKVRQGELRVYTKAEAKNGKQEAAYWDRRRPRHLFSGLIKCGVCGGGVVNLNMHRAGCASARNKGTCDNTRTLRRDEIEATILDGLRHHLMDPELFAVFCEEYTRHLNKLRMEHNAARTGMTARLAKIDRELDKMIDAICDGIPAAKVKDRMWELENEKADLQAKLGKSEDEPVLIHPNMAEVYRSQVAKLHEALSDESRRGEAVDVVRSLVEKVVLTPVTKDGKETLAIDLHGHLAGILSLAAKTKKPLDESDFSVKSTKLVAGTGFEPVTFRL, encoded by the coding sequence ATGACGCAAGTTGCCATCTACGCACGTTATTCAACGGACATGCAGCGCGAGGCCTCAATCGAGGACCAAATCCGCATCTGCCAGGAGCGCGCCGATAAGGAAGGCTGTAAGGTCTATAACTGCTACACAGACCACGGGCAGTCCGGTGCAACGTTACTGCGTCCCGGCATTCAAATGTTGCTTCAAGACGCTATGGCCGGGCGCTTCTCCGTCATCATCGCTGAAGCATTAGACCGCCTGTCCCGCGATCAGGCGGACATCGCCGGCATTTACAAGCGTCTTAGTTTTGCGGGCGTGAAGATCCTCACGCTTGCCGAAGGCGACGTGAACGATCTTCATATCGGCTTGAAGGGCACGATGAACGCGCTCTTCCTTAAGGACCTTGCCGACAAGACGCGGCGAGGCTTACGCGGCCGTGTCGAAGCCGGAAAATCCGGCGGCGGCAATTCTTACGGCTACGATGTCGTTCGCAAGTTCACGGAAATGGGCGAGCCGATCCGGGGCGACCGCACGGTCAACGAAGCCCAGGCGGCTACCGTCGTCCGCATATTTGAGGAATACGCCAACGGCGAGTCACCGCGCACTATCGCGCATCGGCTTAATGCCGAAAACGTGCCCGCTCCCGCCGGCAAAGCCTGGGGGCCGTCCACCATTCACGGCAACCGCCAGCGCGGCACAGGCATTCTGAATAACGAACTCTACATCGGAAGGCTGGTGTGGAACCGCCTGCGCTATATCAAGGACCCGGAGACCGGAAAGCGCGTTTCGCGCCTTAATCCGGAGGCCAACTGGATTGTGCAGGACGTTCCTGATTTTCGGATTGTCGAGCAGGAGCTCTGGGAGCGCGTGAAAGTGCGCCAAGGCGAACTGCGTGTTTACACGAAGGCCGAAGCCAAGAACGGCAAGCAGGAAGCGGCCTACTGGGACCGTCGTCGTCCGCGCCATCTGTTTTCCGGCCTCATTAAGTGCGGCGTCTGCGGCGGCGGCGTCGTGAATCTCAACATGCACCGGGCAGGCTGCGCCTCTGCTCGGAACAAGGGGACTTGCGACAATACCCGCACCCTACGGCGCGACGAGATCGAAGCGACCATACTGGACGGCCTCCGCCATCACCTAATGGACCCGGAGCTTTTCGCGGTCTTCTGCGAGGAGTACACGCGGCACCTAAATAAACTCCGCATGGAACACAATGCGGCGCGGACCGGCATGACGGCGCGGCTCGCCAAAATCGACCGCGAGCTGGACAAGATGATCGACGCCATTTGCGACGGCATCCCGGCCGCCAAAGTGAAGGACCGGATGTGGGAATTGGAGAACGAGAAGGCCGACCTACAGGCCAAGCTCGGCAAAAGCGAGGACGAACCTGTCCTTATCCACCCGAACATGGCGGAAGTTTATCGCAGCCAGGTGGCCAAGCTTCACGAGGCCCTCAGCGACGAAAGCCGTCGAGGCGAGGCCGTGGACGTAGTCCGCTCGCTCGTGGAAAAGGTCGTCCTGACCCCCGTGACCAAGGACGGCAAGGAGACGCTCGCAATCGACCTTCACGGTCACCTCGCGGGCATCCTGAGCCTTGCCGCAAAAACGAAAAAGCCGCTCGATGAGAGCGACTTTTCCGTCAAGTCTACAAAGTTGGTTGCGGGGACAGGATTTGAACCTGTGACCTTCAGGTTATGA
- a CDS encoding site-specific integrase, which translates to MSDIRKRTGTTGTTYQVRYPSKTTKSGYAYATFNTLKEARAFVESGRAQDQSSGLDLTIRRIPDAVDKWLKICEKEGTDRNEPVTSYTLKSYEYFADFMKAYDWPKELQQLTSPDVVEFRSWLLEHCPSRYTARKALSYFHSVLNEMSLRGHIASNPANSISIRADSRYDEPIVIPTRQDVVALLRAADDMANSKNALVAKTWERYRPVLYLAADSGMRPQEYLALAKTAIRENGVQIDRAIEGGSKKISVTKTPAGRRFIELSTDTLSMVRYYADELAAKNDYDLVFPTANGKWQCPRNWRKRGFNAVCMKAGLIETVKVGGEVIERPKYRPYDLRHFYASMLFEKKTNLKKIQTLMGHTNITTTLNVYGHLIEGVYDDEKVDTGILGQMGLISCGKSVARPLQAAE; encoded by the coding sequence ATGTCCGATATACGAAAGAGAACAGGTACAACAGGTACAACCTATCAAGTTCGATACCCCAGCAAGACCACCAAGTCAGGCTACGCTTACGCGACCTTCAATACGCTCAAAGAAGCCCGCGCTTTTGTCGAAAGCGGTAGAGCGCAAGACCAAAGTAGCGGCCTCGACCTCACAATCCGGCGCATTCCCGACGCCGTCGATAAATGGCTCAAAATCTGTGAGAAGGAGGGCACGGACCGCAACGAGCCGGTCACCAGTTACACCCTCAAATCATATGAATACTTCGCCGACTTTATGAAGGCTTACGATTGGCCGAAGGAGCTTCAACAGCTCACGTCTCCCGACGTTGTCGAGTTTCGCTCGTGGCTCCTGGAGCATTGCCCGTCGCGCTACACCGCCCGCAAGGCGCTTAGCTATTTTCATAGCGTGTTGAACGAGATGTCCCTGCGTGGCCACATCGCATCCAATCCGGCCAATAGCATCAGTATCCGCGCTGACTCCCGATATGACGAACCAATCGTCATTCCGACGCGGCAGGATGTCGTAGCACTCCTACGCGCCGCAGACGACATGGCCAATTCCAAGAATGCGTTAGTTGCGAAAACGTGGGAGCGCTATCGACCTGTCCTCTATCTGGCTGCCGATTCAGGAATGCGGCCGCAGGAATATCTCGCGCTCGCCAAGACCGCCATTCGCGAAAACGGCGTTCAAATCGACCGAGCGATTGAGGGCGGCAGCAAAAAGATTTCGGTGACGAAGACGCCGGCAGGACGGCGCTTCATCGAGCTCAGCACCGATACACTCAGTATGGTGCGCTACTATGCCGACGAACTCGCGGCCAAGAACGACTATGACCTCGTCTTTCCCACCGCAAACGGCAAATGGCAGTGCCCGCGCAACTGGCGCAAGCGTGGCTTCAATGCAGTTTGCATGAAGGCCGGTCTCATCGAAACAGTGAAGGTTGGAGGCGAAGTTATCGAGCGCCCGAAATATCGTCCCTATGACTTACGGCACTTCTACGCCTCGATGCTCTTTGAAAAGAAAACGAATCTGAAAAAGATTCAGACCCTCATGGGGCATACGAACATCACGACGACACTCAACGTTTATGGTCACCTCATTGAAGGCGTTTACGACGATGAGAAAGTCGATACCGGCATACTTGGCCAAATGGGCCTAATTTCTTGTGGCAAATCTGTGGCGCGTCCCCTGCAAGCCGCAGAATAG
- a CDS encoding zincin-like metallopeptidase domain-containing protein, with protein sequence MTLNNSNRQDVYARVTNKIIAELENGVRPWIKPWSADHAAGKITRPLRHNGQPYSGINILMLWAAAMEQSYAAPIWMTFRQATELGANVRKGEKGSLVVYANTLTRTEEGDNGEETERQIPFMKGYTVFNVEQIDGLPEHYYSKPAPRPDLPLRIEHAEGYFAALKADIRHGGNRAYYSISTDHVQMPFFETFRDAESYYATLAHEMTHWTRHKARLDRSFGRKSWGDEGYAREELVAELGSAFLCADLDLTPEIRDDHASYIASWLEVLKNDKRAIFSAAAHAQRAVDYLHKSHSSIDEEAAA encoded by the coding sequence ATGACACTCAACAATTCCAATCGGCAGGACGTTTACGCCCGCGTCACGAACAAGATCATCGCGGAACTCGAAAATGGCGTGCGACCGTGGATCAAGCCCTGGAGCGCAGACCACGCCGCAGGAAAAATCACGCGCCCGCTTCGCCACAACGGCCAGCCTTATTCCGGCATCAACATCCTGATGCTCTGGGCCGCCGCAATGGAGCAAAGCTATGCTGCGCCAATTTGGATGACCTTCCGCCAGGCGACTGAACTTGGAGCCAATGTCCGCAAGGGCGAAAAAGGTTCCCTTGTCGTTTATGCCAATACGCTCACCCGCACCGAAGAGGGTGACAACGGCGAAGAGACTGAGCGTCAAATCCCGTTCATGAAGGGCTATACCGTGTTCAACGTCGAGCAAATCGACGGCCTGCCTGAGCACTACTACAGCAAGCCAGCGCCTCGTCCTGACTTACCGCTGCGTATTGAACACGCTGAGGGCTACTTTGCGGCTCTGAAGGCCGACATCCGCCACGGCGGCAATCGTGCCTACTACTCCATTAGCACCGACCATGTGCAAATGCCGTTCTTTGAGACGTTCCGCGATGCCGAGAGCTACTACGCCACACTCGCCCACGAAATGACGCACTGGACCCGCCATAAGGCGCGTCTCGACCGCAGTTTCGGTCGCAAGAGCTGGGGCGACGAAGGCTACGCGCGCGAAGAACTCGTTGCCGAACTCGGTTCCGCGTTCCTCTGTGCCGACCTCGATCTCACGCCGGAAATTCGCGATGACCACGCGTCCTATATCGCGAGTTGGCTTGAAGTGCTGAAGAACGATAAGCGCGCGATATTCTCCGCTGCTGCTCATGCCCAGCGTGCCGTCGATTACCTGCATAAATCCCATTCATCCATAGACGAGGAGGCAGCGGCTTAG
- a CDS encoding phosphotyrosine protein phosphatase has product MKILFVCTANKLRSPTAEAVFAEYPGLEVRSAGLDPQAPKPLTAELVAWADRLLVMEQRHRDVVRKRFRQELDARPVIVLGIPDDYEFMQEELVTLLKERVPQFLD; this is encoded by the coding sequence ATGAAAATCCTGTTCGTCTGCACCGCCAACAAGCTCCGCAGCCCAACCGCCGAAGCTGTGTTTGCTGAGTATCCCGGACTTGAGGTGCGCTCGGCAGGGCTTGACCCACAGGCCCCAAAACCGCTGACCGCCGAACTGGTTGCCTGGGCCGACCGGCTGCTTGTCATGGAGCAGCGACATCGTGATGTCGTTCGTAAGCGCTTCCGGCAGGAGCTCGACGCGCGGCCGGTCATAGTGCTCGGCATCCCCGATGATTATGAGTTCATGCAGGAGGAGCTGGTCACCCTTCTGAAGGAGCGCGTGCCGCAGTTTCTCGATTGA